The DNA region CAGGTCTTGCCGGAACTGCGATAGGGCTTTTCGAGCGCGCCGCTCGTCCCGGTGCGCACCGGGGCCTGCTCCAGCAGACCGGCCTCGACGAGCTGCCGCACGTGATAGAGCACCGTGCCGGGGTCCTTGCCGAGCCGGTCGGCGAGCTCCTTGTTGGTCAGCTCCCGCTCGCCGCAGAGCCGGAGGACGCGCAGCCGCAAGGGATGTCCGAGCGCCTTGGCCTCACGCGCGGTCGCTTCGCGCCGCCTGTCCGCGACCCTCGCGGCGACCTGATCGTCCATGACCGCAGCGTAGCCGACCGATGGAGAAGAGAGACATCGATGGAGTTTTCTCAATCGATGTGCGATCCTCGATCGGTGACCTCGCTGGGGACCGCCTACCGGCGGCTGTGGAGTTCGTCGGCGCTGTCGAATCTGGCCGACGGGATCGTCAAGGTCGCGCTCGGGCTGGTGGCCGTCCAGTTCACCCGGTCGCCGTCGCTCGTCGCGGGCCTGGCGGCCGTGTCGTCCTTGCCGTGGCTGGTGTTCGCCCTGCACGCCGGGGTGCTCGCCGACCGTGTCGACCGCCGCCGCACGATGCTCGCCGCCAATCTGGTCCGCGCCACCCTCCTCGCCGCGCTCGCGGCGGCGATCGCGCTGGGGCTCGGGTCGATCTGGCTGCTCTACGTCGTCGCGCTGGGGCTCGGCGTCGCCGAAACGGTCCACGACACGGCCGCGCAGGCGATCCTCCCGCAGATCGTCGGCCGCGACCGGCTGACGAGGGCCAACAGCCGTCTCTACGCCGCCGAACTCACCGCCAACGAATTCGCCGGCCCGCCGCTGGGCGGTTTCCTCGTCGCGGCGGGCGCTTCCGTCGCGTTCGTGGCACCTTCGGCGCTCTGGCTCGTCGCGCTCGTCGCGCTCTTCTTCGTCCCCGGTTCGTTCCGCGCCGAGCGGCCGCGGGACACGAGCGTGCGCGAAGATCTGGTCGAAGGCCTGCGTTTCCTTTGGGAGAACCGGCTTCTCCGGATCCTGGCGATCATGGTCGGCGGGTTCAACCTCGCCACGAGCGCCGTGATCACGCTTTTCGTGCTGTACGCGGTGGGCCCGTCGTCGGCGATGGGCCTGTCCGAGCAGGCCTACGGATTCCTGCTCGCCGTCATCGCCCTCGGCAGTCTCGCGGGATCGTTCGCGGCCGAGCGGATCGAACTCGCGCTCGGCCGCTCCCGCGCGTTGGCGCTCAGCCTGCTCACCGGCGCCGCGCTCGCCGGAATCCCCGCGGTGACCGCGAATCCGTACGTGATCGGCGCGGTGTTCTTCCTCGGCGGCGCCGGGGTCGTGGTGTGGAACGTGATCGTCGTTTCGCTGCGGCAGCGGATCATCCCGGACCACCTGCTGGGGCGGGCCACCAGCGGCCACCGGCTCGTCGCATGGGGCACGAAACCGCTGGGCGCCGCGGCGGCCGGGCTGCTCGCGGAGGTCTTCGGGCTGCGGCCGGTGTTCGCGGGCGCGGCGGTGGTGATCCTGGCGCTGGTGCTGCTCACTCCTCGTGAGTGGCAAGAACGGTTCTAACCGTCCTTGCCACTCACGAGGCGGTCAGCCGGGAAGTACCGACCGAACGGCCTCCGGGGTCCGCCCCACCACGGTCGTGCCGTCGTCGGCGGTGATGATCGGCCGCTGGATCAGCTTCGGATGCGTGGCCAGCGCCTCGATCCACCGGTCGCGGTCGGCGGGGGTGCGCCCCCATGTCTTGAGTTCGAGTTCCTTCGCGATCGGCTCGGCGGTGCGGGTGATGTCCCACGGCTCGAGCCCAAGCCGCTTCAGGACGGCCTTCAGTTCCTTCGCCGTCGGCGGCTCTTCGAGGTATTTCCGCACGGTGTACTCGGCCCCCGCCTCGTCCAGCATCGACACCGCGGACCGGCATTTGGCACACGCCGGGTTCACCCAGATCTCCATCCGGGGCCACTCCCTTCGAAAAGTGCTCACTCGATGAGCACTTTGCTTCCGATGATGGTCACAGACTCCTACGACGAAAGGAACCCTGCCATGGACGAGCCCACCGTCAGCGCCGCGTCCCCCGCCGAGTGGCGGGCCTGGCTCGCCGAGCACGCCGCGACCGAGCAGGAGGTCTGGCTCGTCATCCGGCACAAGGACAGCGGCGTCCCCAGCGTCCGGATCGAAGAGGCGATGGAGCAGGCCCTGTGCTTCGGCTGGATCGATGGGCTGCACCGGAAGAACGACGCCACCAGTTCGCGGTTGCGGTTCACCCCGCGCAACCCCCGGAGCACGTGGAGCCGGGTCAACCGCGAGCGGGCCGCCCGCCTCGTCGCCGAAGGACAGATGACCGGACGCGGTCAGGCGATGATCGACCTTGCCAAGGAAAAGGGCCGCTGGCAGGTCGTGCCGGACGGCGACGGCGTCCCGGAAGACCTGCGTGCCCGGCTCGACGCCGACGAGGCCGCCCGCACCCATTTCGAGAAGTTCCCGCCGTCGTCGAAGCGGCTGATCCTGGAATGGATCCTGACGGCGAAGAAGCCGGAAACCCGGGAACGGCGGATCGCCAGGACCGTCGAGCTCGCGGCCGTGAACGTCCGCGCGAATCACCCGGTCCGGTGACTCAGTTCGGTTCACACCGGGCCACGAGGAGCGCGATGTCGTCCTGCGCCGGCGTGTTGCCGACGAGCGCGGCCATCACCCGCGCGCACACCGCTCCCGGCTGGCCCGCGAAGACCACGTCGGCGAGCCGCTGCAGGCCGACGTCGATCAGCTGATCCCGGCGCTCGACGAGACCGTCGGTGTAGAAGGCGAGCACGGCGCCGGGCGGCAACTCGACGGTGGTTCTTCGGCGCCCCGGCCCGGTGACCCCGATGGGCGGATCGACCGGCGCGTCGACGAACACCGACGGGCCGCCGGGCGGCGCGAGCACCGGCGGCAGATGCCCGGCCAGCGAGATCGCCATGCTGTCGCGCGAAGCCGTCACCAGCCCGTACACGACGGTCGCCAGCGAACCCGGCTCGAAATGCTGCACCTTCCGGTCCAGTTTGGACAGTACTTCCGCCGGGTCGTCCGATTCGAGCGCGTAGGCGCGAAGCGCGCTGCGCAGTCGCCCCATGATCACGGCGGCGTTGAGGCCGTGGCCGGCGACGTCTCCCATCACGATGCCGAGCCGGTCGCCCGGCAGCGAGAACAGGTCGTACCAGTCGCCGCCGACCCCGGGTTCGGTACCCGGGACGTACCGCGCGGAGAACTGGATTCCCGGCACGGCGGGCAACCGCGCGGGCACCAGGCTCCGTTGCAGCGCGGCCGCCGCCGCGCGATCGGTCGACGAGAGTTCGATCTGCACCGCCAGCGCTATGCGCGCGGCGACGAGCCGCAGCAACTCGATGTCGGTCTCGGAGAACTCCCTCGGCGTCAGCGACCCGACGTGCAGGACGCCGATCAGTTCGTCACCCGCGAGCATCGGCACACCGAGCAGCGTGCGCAGCCCCCGTTCCCACAGGAGCGCGTTCACCACCGTGGTCTCGTCGACGTGGTCGATGATCACCGGACGGCGCTGCGCGGCCACCCGGCCCGCGAAGCCGGCGCCGACGGGCACCCGGACGTCCTGGTAGACCTCTTCCTCGATCCCGGAAGCGGCGATCGCCTGCAGGTGCTGCGCCGACGGGTCGTACCGCAGCACCGTGGCGGTGTCGACGCCGAGAACCTCGCGCACACGCGCCAGGATCGTCGTCATCACCTTGTCCTGGCCGAGGTGACCCAGCGCCGTGTCTGTGATGGCTTCGAGCACCTGGAGCCGCTCGTCGGCTGTCGGGGTCTCGGGCATTCGCAGAGCCTAGCCAGTCCGGCCGGCGGTCACCGCCCAGCCCGCCGCGAGTCCGTCGAGGTCGTCCGCCAGTACGGCACTCGGCGGAATGGCGTCCCGCGGCACGCGGCAGGCGAGCGCCGTACCGAGCCCGGCCATCCGGATGACAGTGTCGATCAGCGCCTCCGGCTCCTCCGGCCAGTCGAACCCGGGCTGGGCGATCAGCAGGCTCACGCAGCCGTGCATCGCCGACCAGAGACCCATCGCGAGGACCTCCGGTTCGCCGCGCAGGATCCCGGCCCGCACGCAGGCGGCGGTCGCGTCGGCGAGATACCGGAAACAGGCGACCGCGCCGGGCGACGAACCGCCGGAGGGACGCATCAGCAGTACCCGGTATTGCACCGGATGGTCGAGGGCGAACCGGGCGTACACCCGCGCGCAGCGGCTGAGGGCGCGCATCGGATCGGCGACCTCGACGGCGTGCTCGCGCATCCGGCGCGCGAGTTCGTCCCACACCCGCAGGCATACCGCCTCCAGCAAGGCGTCCCGGCTGGGGAAGTGCGCATAGACCGACGGCGTGGAGACACCGGTGCGCCGCGCGACGGCCCGCAGCGTCAGCGCCTCGTCGCTTCCCGCCTCGCCGAGCAGGGCGTCGGCGGCCGACAAGATCTCGCCGCGCAGCTTGTCCCCTTCGCCCGGCCGCGCCTTCGTCCGCTTCGCGCCCATGCCGTGATGCTGCCAGCATTGACTTGACACCGTCAACTTGACGGTGTCAGCTTGAGGCATGGCGCATTTCCGGACCGCGACCGCCCTCCGCCGCCGAGGCGGCGACCCGGTCTTCGACACCGAACTCGATCCACAGTGGACGATCGGGACGAAGCTACACGGCGGCTATCTCCTCGCCGTGCTCGCCAAAGCGGCCGCCGAGGTCTCCTCGCATCCGCATCTGACCGCGATCAGCGGCTCGTTCTCGGTGGCCCCCGAGCCCGGCCCCGCCGTCGTGGAGGTCGAGGTGCTGCGCGAGGGCCGCGGCCTCACCCAGCTGCGCGCCCGGCTGAGCCAGCAGGGCGCGCCCTGCACCGAAGCGCTGATCACCCAAGGCGTCCTGACCGAGGGCGACGCGTGGTGGTCCGGAGTGGATCCGGTGGAGATCCCGCCGGAGCAGGACTGCCTGCCCGTGCCCGCCGACGGCGGTGGCGGATTCCGCATCGGACTGATGGACGTCGTCGAGCAGCGGCTCGACCCGGCCGCGGCGGGTTTCGCGGTGGGACAGCCGTCCCGGAAGGGCGTGATCTCGTCCTGGCTGCGGCTCGCCGACGGCAGTGACTGGGACCCGGTGAGCCTGCTCGTCGCGCTCGACCCGGTACCGCCGATCTCCTACGACCTCGGCATCGCGGGCTGGGCGCCGACCGTCCAGTTCACCGCGTACCTGCGCGGGCTCCCGGCGCCGGGTCCGGTGCGGGTGCGGATGCGCGCGGGCGAGCTCGGCGGCGACCGGATGGACGAGGTCGCGGAGCTTTGGGACGAAAAGAACCGGTTGATCGGGCAAGCGACCCAGATCGCCGCCGTCCGGCTCCCCTGAACCACCCGAAAGCGGGTTCATGACGCGGCGCCGGGAGCTAAGATCCGGCTTCGACGTCATTGTTCTGGGGGCAGGACCATGGAAGTGGAACCACGTCGCGCGGGCGAGAACGACTCCGATCCCGGCGGAGCCGAGATCACCCGGCTGTGCCGGACCTTGGTGCCGTTGGCCGCCGCCGGCAAGTACGCCGAGGCCGCGTCGACCTATCGCTGGGTGACCAGGGCCTCGTCCGGCGATCCGCTCCGGTACGGCGATCACGCGTTGCGGCTGGAATTCTGCGCCCTCACCGGCAACGAGCACACCGGTCTCGATCTTCTGTCGCTTTTGGACGGTGTCGGCGACCATTCGGACGCCGTCGGCAGGCTCGAGTTCTTCGCCTCGGCGGCGCTGCTCACCCGCCGGTTGACGGAAACCGGATACGGCGACATCCCGTTCGTCCTCAACGGCCCGTACGACGGCGTTCCCCTGAGCAGGCTGCACGAGCGGATGCGGGCGGCGGCGTTCGTCGAAGCCGAGGAACTCGACGGACGCGAGCACACCGGCTACTTCACCGGCTACGCCGAACGGAAGATGGCCGCGAAACCGGTCGCGGAATTCGTCCCGCTCCTGCCGTCGGCGCTCCCCCGGGTCCCGATCCTGCCGCCGCCGGGACTGTCCGCCGAGGAGCTCGTCATCCGGGCGGAGATCCACAATCACCGGTGCGAACCGGAGGAGGCGCGAGCCTGTCTCGACGCGATCGAAAGCGTCCCGGACGAAATCGGGCCGCGGCTGAGCGAATTGCGCGCGATCTTCTTCCAGGGCGAGGACACCGAGGAGCGGCTGCGCCACGCGGCCGCCGGATTCCGGCGCCAGGGCGACGAAATCCGCTTTCTGCTCAACCAGTGCTGGCTCGGCCTGTGGCTCGTCTTCGACGATCAGGCCGAGACCGGGGTCGCGCTGACGACGGTGGCCGCGGCCCGCTTGCGCGCCGGGACGGACGAACGCGCCGCCTGCTGGGGCGAATACTGGCTGGCGCACGTGCTTTCCGGGCAGGGCCGCACTTCCGAGGCGTACGAGGCCTTGCGACGGGGCGCCGAGCGGGCTCGCGCGGCGGGGGATCCTTTGCTCCACGGGACTCTGCTGTGTCTCGAAGCGTCGTTGCGGAACGGCGACGGAGAGGATCCCGCGACCACACTGGAGCTCGCGCGGGCGGCGACGGACGCCTTCATCGTCGGCAACGTCGGCGAAAAGGCGGTCGAGGCCGTCGAACAGGTCCGGATCGCTTACGAACGAACGGGATCGCTCGACGAACTGGACGTCTTCGTGGAACACCTGCTGGCGACGCTGCCCGTCGGCGGTCCGGAACGGTTGCGCGGACATCTCCGCCACCTCCGGGCGCTGTCGCTGATCGGCACCGGCAGGTTCGCCGAAGCCGTCGACGACGCCTACGCGTCTCTCGGTGTCTCCGCGTCGAAAGGCAAGGACACCGCGGAACATTGGTACGTCCTCGTCACCGCGCTGCACGGCGCCGGCCGCTACGACGAAGTGCTCGACGTCGCACCCCGCGCCATCTCCCTGCTCGCCGCTTCACCGGACTGGGGCCACCGCTGCCGGTGGATGTACGCCGACAGCTACCGCGCGCTCGGCGAATCTTCGCGCGCCTTCAACGAATACGCCGTCCTCGCCGAAATCCTCCAGGATTCGGGCGACACCGGGCACTCCTACATCTCGGTGAGCATGGCCGCCGCCGAACAGCTCGATCTGCTCGGCTACGGCGCGAACGCCGCCGACTTCTACGCGCGGGCCGCCGACGCGGCCTCGGCGATCGGCGGCGGGTACGTGGCCGCCACTTGCCGTAACGCCGCGACACTTTCCCGGCTGCGGTCCGGCGACCTCGACGCGGCACTGAGCGCGCTCGACGCCGCGGAAACCGCTGTGCACGCCGTGGAAACCGAAACCGCGCCCGCCAGGGAACATCTCATCGCGCAGCTCGACCACGTCGCCGCCCACGTGCTCAGCGCCGCCGGCCGCGTCCGCGAGGCCGCCCGCCGCGCGCTCAGCGCCGCCGAAACATTCCACCGGATAGGCGAAGCCGAGTCCGCCCGTGACGTCGACCTGTTGCTCGAACAGATACTCCTGGGTGAACAGACGTGACGTGTGTCCTGTTCTGTCAGTGACATGCCCACCTTCCGGTGCTTATGATTCCTGGCGGTCTAGACCTCTTGACGCATCCGGATGCCTCATCCCTGCGAGGTAAAGGCGGTTCGGCATGACCGGAAGAATCTTCAGACTCGTGGCCGGCGCGGTGCTGGCGCTCGGCGTCCTGTCCCTGCCCGCTCCCGTGGCGGCCGCGGCCGAAGCCTCGGTGGTCTGCGACGGTGACGGCGTCAGCGGAAAACGCGTTCAAGCGCTTTATGTCCGCGGGAACACGCAAGCGGACCGGTACGGGCAATTCGTCGGCCAGTTCCAGACCTTCGCGAGCCAGATCGACGACCTCTTCGTCGAAGCCGCGGTCCGGCTCGGCGGCGGTGTCCGGCACGTCAGGTACGTGCACGACGCGAGCTGCCGGGCGGCGGTCGCGAACGTCGTCATCGCCCAGTCCGCGATGGCCAACGTGGACACGATCACCAACGCCATCAAGGCACAGGGCCACAATCGCGCCGACCGCAAGTACATCGTCTGGTACGACGCGGGCGGCTGCGGGCTCGCGTTCGGCAACGGCGGCAACGACAGCCCCGGCGCGAGCAACCCGTACAACGGCGGCCCGCACTACGCCACGGTCGGCACGGGATGCTGGAGCTGGCAGGCCACCGGGCACGAACTGCTGCACAATCTCGGCGCCGTCCAGGGCAGCGCGCCGAACGCGACACCGTACGGCCATTGCTGGGACGACGAAGACATCATGTGCTACGACGATGGCGGTCTCCCGCCGGGCGGCCTGAAGAAGGTGTGCCCCGGCGCGCCGGAGAACCAGATCGACTGCCTCGGCGACGACTACTTCCACACCAATCCCGCGCCCGGGAGCTATCTCGCCACCCACTGGAACGTCGCGAACAGCGAGTACCTGATCCGGAGCGGCACCCCGTATCCCGCCGGGCGGATCACCGGCGTGACCGGGAAATGCGTCGACGTGGACCACTCGCAGATCACGAACGGCACGGCGGTGCGGCTGTGGAACTGCAACGGCACCCCCGCGCAGACGTGGGCCGTGCAGAACGGGACGCTGCGCGCGCTCGGGAAATGCCTGGACGTCGCCAACAGCGGCACGGCCGACGGGACGCGGGTGCAGCTGTGGGACTGCAACGCGACCGGCGCGCAGACCTGGCGGCGGCAGGGCACGACACTGGTCAACCCGCAGTCCGGCAAATGCCTCGACGTCGAGGCAGGCGCCACCGGCGAGGGCACCCGGCTGGTGATCCGGACCTGCGACGGGGCGGCCGGCCAGTCCTGGCAGATCCCCGCTTGAGCCGCGTTTAGTCCTCTGAACGCGGTTCGCGATGCCGGCGGGCGTGTCGCGAAAGCCACTTTCGGGACGTCAGACGTCTCGAAAGTGGCTTTCGCGACATGGGCCGGGCTCCCCGCCGTCGTCTTGCCAGCACCGCTCACCAGGAGAAAGATCCCCGGCATGTCCGGAGGAGCCAGCGGTACCCGAAGCCTGCCCATCGGCTCGATCGCGCTGTGGATCGTGCGCGTCGCGCTCGCCGCCGAGTTCCTCTACAGCGGCTACCTGCTGTTCTCGGGTGGCCACACCGAACAGGTCTTCGCCGAGATCGGGCTCGGGCAGTGGCTCCGGTACGTCACCGGCGTCCTCGAGGTCGCCGGCGCGATCGGCCTGCTGATCCCCCGCTTCGGCGGGCCGTCGGCGCTGCTGCTGGCGGGCGTCATGGTGGGCGCGAGCGTCACGGAGCTGTTCATCCTCGCGGACGGCGGCCCGGTCCTCCCGCTGATCCTGCTGATCGTCTGCGCGACGCTGGCCTGGTTCCTCCAGGATCAGACGCGCGCGCTGCTCGGGATCAAAGCTCCCAGAGACGACGAGGACGACCGCTAGGCGAACGCGCGCCACCCTTACACCGAACGGCGCAAACCTCGCCCGCCGAATGCACCGTTCATCGGGACGGACAAAGAAAAACCGCATGTCAGCCTGCCTCGCGAGGCCTTGACGAGCACGCCGAAATTCGATCATCAGCGTGATCGATCGCTCACTCAAGGTGAAAGATTGCGGCTCGTTTACAACGAACCGGCCACCCGCTTGACAGTCGGAGTGGTACGTACCACTCTGCCCACATTGGTCTACACCATTTTGTGGGAGCTCGGCATGGTGGCCGGGCATCGAAAGGACGGCACGAGTGAAGCGCTGGCTCAAGATGGCTGCGGGCGCCGCCGCCATCACCCTCGCGACGGCGGGCTGCGCCGGTTCCGGCAGTGGCGACAGCACGAATTCGAGCGCTGCGGCCTCGAACGGCTCGCTCACGGTCTGGCTCATGACGGGCACCGCCCCGGAAGCACTGACGAACTCGCTCCACAAGGAATTCGAAGACGCGCACCCCGGCGTCAAGGTCAAGTACGAGATCCAGCAGTGGAACGGCATCCAGCAGAAGCTGACCACCGCGCTGGCCAGTGACAACCCGCCGGACGTGATCGAGCTGGGCAACACCCAGACCCCCGCGTTCGCGAACCAGGGCGTGCTCGCCGACCTCACCTCCAGCGTGAACGACTTCAACGGCGCGCAGTGGCTGCAGGGCCTCAAGGCTTCGGGCGAGTTCGACGGCAAGACCTACGGCGTCCCGTTCTACGCGGCCAACCGTGAGGTCATCTACCGCAAGGACATGTTCGAGCAGGCGGGCATCACCGCGACGCCGAAGACGCGCGCGGAGTGGCTCGACGCGATCACCAAGCTCAAGGCCAAGTTCGGCAGCGACCCCGAGTTCCAGGCCCTCTACCACCCCGGCCAGAACTGGTACGAGCTGCTGTCCTACATCTGGGACGAGGGCGGCGACATCGCGCAGGCCAACGGGAAGTCCTTCAAGTCGACCCTGGACTCCCCGCAGGCCAAGGCCGGGCTCGACTTCTACAAGCAGCTCACCGAGGCTTCGGGCACCAAGGCCCCGAAGGACGCCGACGAGGCCACCCCGCAGCAGGCCGGTATCTACGGCGCGGGCAAGGTCGCGATGATGATCGGTGTCCCGGGCGAGGTGGACACCGCGGCGAAGACCGACCCGAAGATCAAGGAGAAGTCGGGCGCCTTCCCGATCCCCGGCAAGACCGCCGACAAGTCGGCCCCGGTCTTCCTGGGCGGCTCGAACCTGGTCATCCCGGCCAACAGCAAGAACGCGGCCGCGGCCAAGGACTACGTCAAGCTGTTCTCCACCCCGAAGTACCAGACCGAGCTGGCCAAGGCCGGTTACGTCCCCGGTACCTCGACCGACGTGTCCGCGCTCGACGCGAACCCGCTCACCAAGGTCATGGCCGAGGCTTCCAAGAACGGCCGTGCCGTGCCGACCAGCCCCAAGTGGGGTGACGTCGAGTCCGGTCAGAACCCGATCAAGGACATGCTGACCGCCTACCTGACCGGAACGAAGACGCTCGACCAGGCGACCGCCGACGCCAACGCAGCGCTCGACAAGCTCATCGGCGGATGACCACGACGAAAGATGTGACGATGCCGGCGGGGGCCACCCCGCCGGCATCGCCGCGCAGCAAACCGCCGAAATCCAACCGGCGCCTCCGCCTCGGCGAGCGGACCGCGCCGTACCTGCTGATCCTTCCCGCGCTGGTCGCGATCCTGGTCCTGCTGGGCTGGCCGACGCTGCAGCTGATCGGGATCAGTCTCCGCAAACTCGACCTCCGTGAGCTGGTCTCCGGGGAGATGGTCTGGGTAGGACTCGAGAACTTCTCCGAGATCCTGTCCGACTCGGAATTCTGGGAGATCACCGTCCGCACGCTGGTGTTCACCGCGTCGGTCGTGCTCCTCACCCTGCTGCTCGCGCTGCTCATGGCGGTGCTGATGCGGCATCTCAACCCGGTGGTCCGGGTGATCGTGCAGGTCGCGCTGATCCTCGCGTGGGCGACGCCGGTGGTCGCGACGACCACGGTGTTCCAGTGGATCTTCGACCAGCAGTACGGCATCTTGAACAAGACGCTCGCGAAACTCGGTTTCGAGAGTTTCATCGGGCATTCGTGGTTCTCCACCGGCCCGAGCACGCTGACGGTCATCGGGATCCTGGTCGTCTGGCAGGCGGTGCCGTTCGTGGCGTTCACGCTCTACGCCGGGCTTCTCGGTGTCCCGAAGGAGCAATACGAGGCCGCGGGCATCGACGGCGCGAACGCCTGGCAGGCGTTCTGGGCGGTCAGCTGGCCGGCGATCCGGCCGATCCTGACCATGGTCACGTTCCTGTCGGTGCTGTGGGACTTCAAGCTGTTCGCCCAGGTGTGGGCGATCCGTCAAGGCGGACCGGACGGCGCCAGCACGACGCTGCCGGTCTACATGTACCTCAAGGGCCTCGCGGGCAACCACTTCGGCCTGGCGGCCACCGCCGCCCTGCTGATGATGCTCGTGCTGATCCTGCTCACCGCCCGGTACGTCCATCTGCTGGTGCGCACGAAGGAGGCCGACCTGTCATGAGGAAGTCCCTGTCCCAGCGGATCGGCCTCGGCACGCTCGGCGTGGTGGTGGCGCTGCTGTTCGTCTTCCCGACGTACTGGATGTTCACCTCTTCGCTGAAGACACCGGGCCAGGTCCTGTCCCCGGACTACGACCTCGTCCCGCTGTCGGTGACGTTCGAAAACTTCGTCTCGGCGCTGACGAAACCCGGCTTCACCACGTACCTCGCCAACAGCCTGATCGTCACGCTCGGCGCGGTGCTGTGCTCGCTCGTCGCGGGTGTGCTGGCCGCGGTTCCCTTGTCCCGCATGCGTTTCCGCGGGCGCAAGGGGTTCCTGCTGCTGGTGCTCGTCGCCCAGCTGGCGCCGTTCGAAGCGCTGCTGATCCCGATGTACCTGCTGATGCGCGACGCCGGGCTGCTCAACCAGCTGCCTTCGCTGCTGCTGGTGTACTTCGCGGCGACGCTGCCCTTCACGTGCTGGATGCTTTACGGCTTCGTCAACGGCATCCCGTACGACCTCGAAGAGGCCGCGATGATCGACGGCTGCAGCCGGGCGGGCGCCTTCCGCCGGGTGACGCTGCCGCTGCTCGCGCCCGGGCTGGTGACCACCTCGGTGTTCAGCTTCATCACCGCGTGGAACGAGTTCCTGTTCGCGTTCGTGTTCATGCGCGACCAGAACAAGCAGACGCTGCCGGTGTGGCTGTCGTCGTTCCGGACGGCGTTCTCCGTGGACTGGGGCGGCATCATGGCGGCGTCGGTCATCTACGCCGTGCCCGCGCTGGTGTTCTTCATCATCGTCCAGCGCAAGCTCGTGTCCAACCTGACCGCAGGCGCAGTGAAGGGATAATCGTTGTCTTCACCGGAAAAGCTCGCCGCATCCGTGCTCGTATCGGGCTTCGACGGCACCACCGCGCCGGAGTGGCTGCGCCGCAAGGTGGCGGACGGTCTCGGCGGCGCGATCCTGTTCGGCCGCAACGTGGTCGACGACGAGCAGGTGGCCGCGCTGAGCGCGCAGCTACGGGCGGAACGGCCCGACGTGCTCGTCGGCATCGACGAGGAGGGCGGTGACGTCACCCGGCTCGACGTCGCCACCGGCTCGTTCGTGCCGGGGCCGCTCGCACTCGGCGCCGCGGACGACGTCGAGCTGACGGCCTCGGTCGCGGCGGCGCTCGGCGAACGGCTGGCCGCGTGCGGGGTGACGATCAACTTCGCCCCGTGCGCGGATCTCACGCTGGCGGCCGAGGATCCCTCGATCGGGGTCCGGGCGTTCGGTTCGGATCCGGAAAAGGCGTCGCCGCATGTCGCGGCGTACATCACCGGCCTGCAGAAGTACGGCGTGGCCGCGTCCGCCAAGCATTTCCCCGGGCACGGGGCGGCGACCGACGATTCGCACCACGCGCTGCCGGTGCTGCCCAGGACCGAGGCGGAATTGCGCGAGCTCGAACTCGTGCCGTTCAAGGCGGCCATCGCGGCCGGGGTGCGCGCGGTGATGACCGGGCACCTCGTCGTCCCCGCGTGGGGTGAGCTGCCCGCGACGCTGAACCCGAAGGCGCTCACCGACGTCCTGCGCGGCGAGCTCGGCTTCACCGGCGCGGTCGTCACCGACGCGCTGGACATGGGCGCCGTCGCCGGAGAGCTCGGCAAGACCGAGGGCGTCGGACGGGCGTCGGTGCGGGCGCTGATCGCCGGCGCCGACGCGCTGTGCCTCGGCGGAGTGTCGTTCGAAGAGGACGAGCTGAACCGGATCGCGGCGGTCATCGCGGCCGCGGTCGAATCCGGTGAGCTGCCGCTGGAACGGCTGGCAGAGGCGTCGGAACGGGTCGCCGCGCTCGGCACTCCCCCGGTTTCGACGCCGATCTCCCGGGTGGATCACCGGCTCGGCCTGGAGGCGGCACGCAAGGCGTTGCGGATCCAGG from Amycolatopsis sp. EV170708-02-1 includes:
- a CDS encoding MFS transporter, which translates into the protein MTSLGTAYRRLWSSSALSNLADGIVKVALGLVAVQFTRSPSLVAGLAAVSSLPWLVFALHAGVLADRVDRRRTMLAANLVRATLLAALAAAIALGLGSIWLLYVVALGLGVAETVHDTAAQAILPQIVGRDRLTRANSRLYAAELTANEFAGPPLGGFLVAAGASVAFVAPSALWLVALVALFFVPGSFRAERPRDTSVREDLVEGLRFLWENRLLRILAIMVGGFNLATSAVITLFVLYAVGPSSAMGLSEQAYGFLLAVIALGSLAGSFAAERIELALGRSRALALSLLTGAALAGIPAVTANPYVIGAVFFLGGAGVVVWNVIVVSLRQRIIPDHLLGRATSGHRLVAWGTKPLGAAAAGLLAEVFGLRPVFAGAAVVILALVLLTPREWQERF
- a CDS encoding PP2C family protein-serine/threonine phosphatase, which encodes MPETPTADERLQVLEAITDTALGHLGQDKVMTTILARVREVLGVDTATVLRYDPSAQHLQAIAASGIEEEVYQDVRVPVGAGFAGRVAAQRRPVIIDHVDETTVVNALLWERGLRTLLGVPMLAGDELIGVLHVGSLTPREFSETDIELLRLVAARIALAVQIELSSTDRAAAAALQRSLVPARLPAVPGIQFSARYVPGTEPGVGGDWYDLFSLPGDRLGIVMGDVAGHGLNAAVIMGRLRSALRAYALESDDPAEVLSKLDRKVQHFEPGSLATVVYGLVTASRDSMAISLAGHLPPVLAPPGGPSVFVDAPVDPPIGVTGPGRRRTTVELPPGAVLAFYTDGLVERRDQLIDVGLQRLADVVFAGQPGAVCARVMAALVGNTPAQDDIALLVARCEPN
- a CDS encoding thioesterase family protein, which produces MAHFRTATALRRRGGDPVFDTELDPQWTIGTKLHGGYLLAVLAKAAAEVSSHPHLTAISGSFSVAPEPGPAVVEVEVLREGRGLTQLRARLSQQGAPCTEALITQGVLTEGDAWWSGVDPVEIPPEQDCLPVPADGGGGFRIGLMDVVEQRLDPAAAGFAVGQPSRKGVISSWLRLADGSDWDPVSLLVALDPVPPISYDLGIAGWAPTVQFTAYLRGLPAPGPVRVRMRAGELGGDRMDEVAELWDEKNRLIGQATQIAAVRLP
- a CDS encoding transcriptional regulator; translation: MDDQVAARVADRRREATAREAKALGHPLRLRVLRLCGERELTNKELADRLGKDPGTVLYHVRQLVEAGLLEQAPVRTGTSGALEKPYRSSGKTWWLDGPLNGEDEDTRFGPIEAFQDELREAGPASVRVVERFALHLSPEEATELDNRILDILDEYVATDAQRLDRPLLNGIFLLHRMAE
- a CDS encoding YdeI family protein, translated to MDEPTVSAASPAEWRAWLAEHAATEQEVWLVIRHKDSGVPSVRIEEAMEQALCFGWIDGLHRKNDATSSRLRFTPRNPRSTWSRVNRERAARLVAEGQMTGRGQAMIDLAKEKGRWQVVPDGDGVPEDLRARLDADEAARTHFEKFPPSSKRLILEWILTAKKPETRERRIARTVELAAVNVRANHPVR
- a CDS encoding TetR/AcrR family transcriptional regulator, producing MGAKRTKARPGEGDKLRGEILSAADALLGEAGSDEALTLRAVARRTGVSTPSVYAHFPSRDALLEAVCLRVWDELARRMREHAVEVADPMRALSRCARVYARFALDHPVQYRVLLMRPSGGSSPGAVACFRYLADATAACVRAGILRGEPEVLAMGLWSAMHGCVSLLIAQPGFDWPEEPEALIDTVIRMAGLGTALACRVPRDAIPPSAVLADDLDGLAAGWAVTAGRTG
- a CDS encoding arsenate reductase family protein codes for the protein MEIWVNPACAKCRSAVSMLDEAGAEYTVRKYLEEPPTAKELKAVLKRLGLEPWDITRTAEPIAKELELKTWGRTPADRDRWIEALATHPKLIQRPIITADDGTTVVGRTPEAVRSVLPG